From Cystobacter fuscus DSM 2262:
GCGTTCCGGAGAAGAGCGCCTCGGCTGTACGCAGGGTGGTGTCATCGGCCTCCAGGACTCCGGCGAGCTGGAGCGCGGCGGGTGACAGGAAACCGCCGTAGAGCGCGGCGAGCGCCCGGACATGCAGCTTCATGTCCCCCTCGCCGCCGGGACGCACCTGGGCCTCGCCCTCCTCCACCTCCAGGACGAAGCGGCCCTGGTTCTCCGGGAAGAGGTCGTCCACCACCTCCAGGTGCAGCGCCCCCGAGAGCCCGGGAGGGTAGCCCCGGGCCTGGAGCGCGCCGGGCACATCCAGCACGCGCAGCATCCAGTAGTCGCCCAGCTTCACCTGGTAGGACTGCTCGCGCAGCAGGAAGAGGAGCGGATGGACCGGCCCCCCTCGCCAGATGACCTCGGCGGCCAGGGAGCGATGGTCTCCGAGGAAGCTCAACAGCCGGCGCCCCGCGGCTGGAGTGAGCGCCACGAAGTCGGTGAGGCGCAGCTCCTGCTTGTGGCCAAAGGCCGAGAGGTTGTGGCGCGACAGGAACAGGTAGCCCTCCACGCCGGAGGCTCCTTCCACCAGGTAGCCATAGGCGTTCTGCCCGCGGGGCTGCCGGACGCGGTTCCAGATGTACGGGCCGCGATCGAGCCACCCCATCTGCTTTCGCGCATGACGCAGGTAGACGTCGTGGAGGGCGGGCATGTCGGCCGCATCCACCGGCCGCAGCGCGAGCGTCCGCTCCTGGAAGTCGACTCCGGACAGTTGCAGGCGGTGCTCGAAGCACGCTCCCGCCTGCTCGAAGCCCACGCGCCGGTAGAGCGGTTGGGTGGACGGGTAGAGACCCGCGAGGACATGGCCCTCGGCGCGCAGCTCCCGGAGGACCTGGCTCATGAGGCGGACCCCCGTGCCCTGCCCCCGGCGGGCGGGCGCCACCCCCACCCCCGCGATGCCGCCCAGCGACACCCGGCGCCCCCCCCACCACTGCCCCATGGGGATGAGGGCGGCCGTGGCGGCCACCGCCCCCCCTTCCCTCAGCAGCCTCAGCCTGGCCCCCCCCTCCTCCACCCGGCGCAGCCAGCCGAGCGTGAATTCCGAGGTCATGGCGAACGCCTGGGACAGAATGTCGTCCGCCGAGGCCAGTTCCCGCTCATCCCGCGGGGCTCCGAAGTCCACTACGGCCGCTTCCATGAAGGTCTCCTGGGTGTCGTGAAGGGGGGTGCAGCCTAGAACACACGCCCCCCGCCCGCCCTCCTGACGAGCGGACGCCGTGCTGGACAAGCCACCCCCCATGGTTAAAGGGAAGGACGTTCGCGTCCCGTTCACCGGACGCCCTCGGAGGAACCCCATGTCCGTCGACTCCCAGCGGGAGACCCACCACTTCCAGGCGGAGATCAACCAGCTCCTCAACCTGGTCATCAATTCGCTCTACAGCCACAAGGAGATCTTCCTGCGCGAGCTGGTGTCGAACGCCTCGGACGCGCTCGACAAGCTGCGCTTCCGCTCGGTCACCGAGCCGGAGCTGCTCGGAGGAGAGTCCGCGCTCGAAATCCACATCATCCCGGACGCGGACAAGGGCACGCTGACGCTGGAGGACACCGGCATCGGCATGACGCATGACGAGCTGGTGAAGAACCTGGGCACCATCGCCCACTCCGGCTCGCGCGAGTTCCTGGACATGGTGGCCCAGCGCGGCCAGAAGGACGTCAACCTCATCGGCCAGTTCGGCGTGGGCTTCTACAGCGCCTACCTCGTGGCCGACCGCGTCGAGGTGGTCAGCCGAGCCGCGGGGCAGACCCAGGCCTGGCGCTGGACGTCGGATGCCAAGGGCTCCTTCACCGTGGAGCCCGCCGAGCGCTCCACCCGCGGCACCTCCATCACCCTGCACCTCAAGGAGGAGCAGAAGGAGTTCCTCGGCGAGTGGCGGCTGCGCGAGCTCATCAAGCAGTACTCGGACTACGTGAGCCACCCCATCCACCTGGAGGTGAAGAAGACCACCGGCGAGGGCGCGGACGCCAAGACCGAGACGAAGCGCGAGGTGGTCAACAAGGCGAGCGCCCTGTGGCAGCGCGCCAAGAGCGAGATCACCGACGAGCAGTACCAGGAGTTCTACAAGCACCTGTCGCACGACTGGGAGGCGCCGCTCGCGTGGACGCACTTCCGTACCGAGGGCAACCAGGTCTTCACCGGCCTGCTCTTCGTGCCCAAGCACCCGCCGTTCGACCTGAACAGCCAGGAGCAGCGCGGGGTGCGGCTGTTCGTCA
This genomic window contains:
- a CDS encoding GNAT family N-acetyltransferase, whose translation is MEAAVVDFGAPRDERELASADDILSQAFAMTSEFTLGWLRRVEEGGARLRLLREGGAVAATAALIPMGQWWGGRRVSLGGIAGVGVAPARRGQGTGVRLMSQVLRELRAEGHVLAGLYPSTQPLYRRVGFEQAGACFEHRLQLSGVDFQERTLALRPVDAADMPALHDVYLRHARKQMGWLDRGPYIWNRVRQPRGQNAYGYLVEGASGVEGYLFLSRHNLSAFGHKQELRLTDFVALTPAAGRRLLSFLGDHRSLAAEVIWRGGPVHPLLFLLREQSYQVKLGDYWMLRVLDVPGALQARGYPPGLSGALHLEVVDDLFPENQGRFVLEVEEGEAQVRPGGEGDMKLHVRALAALYGGFLSPAALQLAGVLEADDTTLRTAEALFSGTPPAMPDMF